In the Acropora muricata isolate sample 2 chromosome 1, ASM3666990v1, whole genome shotgun sequence genome, one interval contains:
- the LOC136907274 gene encoding adenosine receptor A3-like, with the protein MSNSSVAASNEIPRGFLVSQIIVSLLLSTPAVFTNIILLITIYRRKLWRITATLLVVNLSVCDFLTGLISGYGSLYYDVNLYLGQTRKELLRARLIITFSAVLTNVVASCNIAAMAVDRLLAVSSPLHYKARVTPKKIKVFIGIIWTYSVLFSSLAMVLPQNVFVLLYCHLHVSLPIIALSLVYWKTFRALRSHNEQLRNVAGGRDEQMTAAHRDRERKMISAFLMVLILFYVTFAPQYIAQNMLVARRSFLSQEGFRFFLYVGNKLLLFNSILNPFIYAWRIPRYRKAFTHEFGKFRLRKKCKYNVTQANRMSQMSSADSDPTQESR; encoded by the coding sequence ATGTCAAATTCTAGTGTGGCAGCCTCAAACGAAATCCCTCGAGGCTTTCTGGTTTCGCAGATAATTGTGAGCCTTCTGTTATCTACCCCAGCCGTATTTACCAATATAATTCTACTTATCACGATATACCGAAGGAAATTGTGGAGAATAACTGCTACATTGCTTGTTGTCAACCTGAGCGTGTGTGATTTTCTAACTGGATTGATATCAGGATATGGAAGTCTCTATTATGATGTAAATCTATATCTTGGCCAGACAAGGAAGGAACTGTTGAGAGCGCGACTTATCATAACGTTTTCTGCTGTTCTCACAAATGTTGTGGCGTCGTGTAACATAGCCGCAATGGCGGTTGATCGTCTGCTCGCAGTATCGTCACCGCTGCACTACAAAGCGCGAGTTACTCCTAAGAAGATCAAAGTTTTTattggaattatttggacatacTCTGTACTGTTTTCGAGTTTAGCGATGGTTTTGCCCCAGAATGTGTTTGTTCTTTTGTATTGCCATCTCCATGTCTCACTCCCAATCATAGCACTCTCTTTAGTTTACTGGAAAACGTTCCGCGCACTGCGAAGCCATAACGAGCAACTACGAAATGTTGCTGGAGGAAGGGACGAACAAATGACCGCTGCACATAGAGACagggaaagaaaaatgatttcagCATTTCTCATGGTTCTGATCTTATTTTATGTGACATTCGCTCCACAGTACATTGCCCAAAATATGTTGGTAGCTCGGCGGTCTTTCTTGTCACAGGAGGGTTTTCGCTTCTTCCTTTATGTTGGAAAcaaattgcttttatttaaCAGTATTTTAAACCCTTTTATCTATGCCTGGAGAATTCCAAGGTACAGGAAAGCATTTACACACGAGTTTGGAAAGTTTCGTCTCCGAAAGAAATGCAAGTACAATGTTACACAGGCAAATagaatgtcacaaatgtcaTCGGCCGACTCTGACCCAACCCAAGAGTCGAGGTGA